A genomic region of Alistipes megaguti contains the following coding sequences:
- a CDS encoding PRTRC system protein E: MFFTAIHQMMTESVDLTIVIRKTNGQLTVSTLPKSNGLKDEAQNHIVPLTVTGTPQELDTGFLQAVTRPIQKACGLISNMAQFEAQADKAAASSKAAKDAKSKETKEEREKREKYEKLMKKAEELTAARNHREAVSVFTQAKAHANAAQLKEIEEKIKAADTEMNRGSLFDLMEQEAQPEPSVQQQQPAYTQATEQRNPQPQRPQQPAPQQTYTRRPSQPMPGQAQPAPQRPQQAYTQHPQQPGIWPSQQQPQARPQIQPHAQYVQRTGGQQSSQPQYPPQPEIQDWQEERFMQEDEQQPYLSDQEHPAYSEKDYEEYIDFPQSMLEPKYSPYQTV, encoded by the coding sequence ATGTTTTTTACAGCAATCCACCAGATGATGACGGAAAGCGTGGACCTCACGATCGTCATCCGCAAGACAAACGGACAACTGACCGTTTCCACATTGCCCAAATCGAACGGACTCAAGGACGAGGCCCAGAACCACATCGTGCCGCTGACAGTTACGGGAACGCCGCAGGAACTTGACACCGGATTCCTGCAGGCAGTCACAAGACCGATACAGAAAGCCTGCGGGCTGATCTCCAACATGGCACAGTTCGAGGCTCAGGCGGACAAAGCCGCCGCAAGCAGCAAGGCCGCCAAGGATGCCAAATCCAAGGAAACGAAGGAGGAGCGCGAGAAACGGGAAAAGTACGAGAAACTGATGAAGAAGGCGGAAGAACTGACTGCCGCCAGAAACCACCGGGAAGCCGTCAGCGTGTTTACACAGGCGAAAGCACACGCGAATGCCGCCCAGCTGAAGGAAATCGAGGAGAAGATAAAGGCGGCCGACACGGAAATGAACCGGGGAAGCCTCTTCGACCTGATGGAACAGGAAGCACAGCCGGAACCTTCTGTACAGCAGCAACAGCCGGCATACACACAGGCAACGGAACAGAGAAATCCGCAACCGCAACGTCCGCAACAGCCGGCACCGCAGCAGACATACACGCGGAGACCGTCACAACCGATGCCGGGACAGGCTCAGCCCGCACCGCAGAGACCACAACAGGCATACACGCAGCATCCGCAACAGCCAGGAATATGGCCGTCGCAACAACAGCCGCAGGCAAGACCGCAGATACAGCCGCACGCGCAATATGTCCAGCGGACAGGAGGACAGCAGTCTTCCCAACCTCAATATCCGCCGCAGCCTGAAATTCAGGACTGGCAGGAAGAACGGTTCATGCAGGAGGACGAACAGCAACCGTACCTCTCCGATCAGGAACACCCCGCATACAGTGAGAAGGACTACGAGGAATACATCGATTTCCCGCAGTCCATGCTGGAACCCAAGTATTCACCTTATCAGACAGTTTAA
- a CDS encoding PRTRC system protein C — protein MALEIKGMTRSFKFKKGTEYITLQDPDPNISPDMVMSYYSNMYPELTTATVHGPVIREDMTEYEFKTTIGTKG, from the coding sequence ATGGCACTCGAAATCAAAGGAATGACACGCTCATTCAAATTCAAGAAAGGAACGGAGTATATAACCCTTCAGGACCCGGATCCGAACATCTCGCCGGACATGGTCATGAGCTACTATTCGAACATGTACCCGGAACTGACGACGGCTACCGTTCACGGACCGGTCATCAGGGAGGACATGACAGAATATGAGTTCAAGACTACTATCGGAACAAAAGGATAA